Below is a window of Populus trichocarpa isolate Nisqually-1 chromosome 3, P.trichocarpa_v4.1, whole genome shotgun sequence DNA.
CTCACTGATCATGGAAATGTTTTTTGAGTCAACAGAGCAAGGTGTCGCAGCCATTGTCTCAAGCTCATCTTCCATAATGCATGCACCAGGTTCGaatattgattttcttcttgaatCCATTTTCATTAGTGGGTTCTGTGGATCGTTGCACTTGGTTTTGTTACTTGCTTTATGTGTCTTGTTTTTGTGTAAGAAACTCAGCAGGTGGGGTGATGGAGAGGGTTCTTCAGAGATGTTAATGATGAAGAGGAGGTTTTTGTGGTATAAACAGACCTTGGTCTGTTGTTTGGGTGTCtcggtttttaatttcatcttgtgTTTGTTGAGCTACTTTTATTTGTATGGAAATGTTTTGTCTGATGGTGAAATAATGACCCTTTTGGATTTAGGGCTTAGAACACTCTCTTGGGGTGCACTTGTTGTTTATTTGCATACCCAATTCTTTAACTCAGGTGAAAACATGTTCCCTTTGTTATTGAGAGTTTGGTGGGGTTTCTATTTGTCTATTTCTTGTTATTGCTTTTTTGTAGATGTTTTCCTTCATCACAAACACGTGTCTTTGGAGATAGAGTGGTATTTAGTGTCTGATGTGGTCTCTGTGTTTACTGGATTGTTTCTTTGTTATGTTGGGTTTTTGAGAAGTGATATTCAAGATGTACTTGAAGAACCCCTTTTGAATGGTGATTCTAGCTCGATTAATAATTTGGAGAACAGAGGGGCAGATACGGTGACTCCTTTTGGAAACGCTGGTCTTTTCAGTATTCTAACCTTTTCTTGGATGAATTCTTTAATTGCTGCTGGCAATAGGAAAATTTTAGACCTTGAAGATGTTCCTCAACTTCACGGTGTTGACAGTGTGGTTGGAGCTTTtccagtttttaaaaataagcttGAGTCGGATTGTGGTAGAGTTACAAGGTTCAAGTTCGCAAAAGCTTTGTTCCTGTTAGTCTGGAAAGAAATTTTATGGACAGCTTTATTGGCGTTGATTGACACGTTAGGTTCTAATGTTGGTCCCTACCTTATCGATGGTTTTGTTCAATGCCTTGAAGGGCGAGGAGAATTCAAGAATCAAGGTTACATTTTGGCTTCCGCCTTTGTGGCTGCAAAGCTTGCCGAGTGCCTCGCAAACAGGCATTCATCTTTTAGGTTGCAACAAATTGGAACAAGGCTCCGTGCAGTAACAGCCACGATGATTTACAACAAGAGCTTGACCATTTCCTGTCAGTCAAAGCAGGGGCATTCAAGTGGAGAAATGATCAATATTATGACAATTGATGCTGATAGACTTGGCACCTTTAGTCAGTACATACACGATCCATGGTTGGTCATCTTGCAAGTTTGTTTGGCCCTGCTGATACTGTACAGAAATTTGGGACTGGGGTCTGTTGCTGGCTTTGTTGCGACAGTAATTGTCATGTCGTTAAACTATCCTTTCGGAAGATTAGAGGAGAAGTTTCAAGACAAGTTAATGGAATCAAAAGATAAACGAATGAAGGCAACCGTGGAGATTTTGAGAAATATGAGAGTTCTCAAGCTTCAGGGATGGGAAATGAAGTTTTTGTCTAAGATTCTTGACCTCAGGGAAGTAGAGACACGGTGGCTGAAGAAATACTTCTATAATTCAGTAGTGATCACTGTTGTCTTCTGGGCTACTCCCACTGTTGTGGCTGTGGCCACCTTCGGTACTTGCATGCTAATGGGAATCCCTCTTGAATCAGGGAAGGTCTTATCTGCACTCGCAACATTCGAGATTCTTCAATCCCCAATCTATAACCTTCCCGATACAGTTTCTATGCTAATTCAGACAAAGGTTTCTCTCGACAGAATtgcatcttttctttgtcttgaTGACTTGCAGCCTGATGCTATAGAGAAGCTTCCAGGAGGCAGTTCTGATACAGCAATTGAGATTGTTGATGGAAATTTCTCTTGGGATTTGTCTTCACCCAGCGCAACATTGAAAGATATAAACTTCAAAGTGCTGAATGGTATGAAGGTAGCTGTTTGTGGTACTGTTGGTTCAGGCAAGTCGAGCTTGCTTTCCTCCATTTTGGGAGAGTTACCCAAGATCTCAGGGACACTCAAGTTGTGTGGGACAAAGGCTTATGTTGCTCAGTCACCTTGGATACAGAGTGGTACGATAGAAGAGAACATATTGTTTGGTAAGGTGATGGACAGAGAAAGGTACGATAAGGTACTTGAAGCATGTTCCCTGAAGAAGGACCTGGAAATCCTCTCATTCGGTGATCAAACAGTTATTGGTGAGAGGGGTATCAACTTGAGTGGTGGACAGAAGCAAAGAATACAGATAGCACGTGCTCTCTACCAAGATGCCCAAATCTATCTATTTGATGACCCTTTCAGTGCCGTGGATGCTCATACTGGATCTCATTTGTTTAAAGTAAACTATCCCTTCTTCCTTGAAACCATTGCTTGCAGTGGACGCTAACTTTTGCTTTCGATTTCTGTAGAAAAAATTACTAGTCCAGATAAAACACCaccctttgttttaattttccttttagttgcttcctcttttattcttcttttcatgcctaattaaaaaaaaaaaaaaaacaataggcATTTCTCTTACAATATACTTGTTCGATTTTGCATGACAGGAAGTTTTGCTTGGTCTTTTATGTTCAAAAACTGTTATTTATGTTACTCATCAGGTTGAGTTCTTATCCGCTGCTGATCTAATCTTGGTGAGTAATatgcatttgttttcttcaGTGCTTGTGGGATTATCATGTCTCCTATTGTTTCATTTGTTTCAACTGTACCTTCTGGTTAGGTCATGAAAGATGGAAGGATCGCGCAGGCTGGGAAGTATGACGACATTCTCAATGCAGGATCTGATTTTAAGGTACTTGTAGGTGCACACAAGGCAGCTTTATCAGTTCTTGATTCCAGACAGGCAGGAGCAGTTTCCGAAAATGAAAGTGTCAGAGACAACTATGGAGGCGAGAACAGTACTGATAGGATTGTACATGACGAAGGAAATAAAGATTCACAAATTGGTAAAGCAGATGAGGTAGCCGAGCCACAAGCACAACTCAttcaagaagaagagagagagaaaggcagTGTTGGGTTTCAAATCTATTGGAAATATATCACAACAGCATACGGAGGAGCTCTGGTGCCCTTTATATTACTGGCACAACTTCTCTTTCAGATCCTTCAAATTGGTAGCACTTATTGGATGGCATGGGCAACTCCTGTGTCAAAGGATGTGAAACCTGTTGTTAGTGGATCTAGACTGTTAATCGTCTATGTATCTCTGGTTATTGGAAGTTCTTTTTGCATGCTCGCTCATGCCATGCTTCTTGTAACAGCAGGGTACAAAACTGCAACTCTACTATTCAACAAATTGCATCAGTGCATTTTTCGTGCTCCCATGTCCTTTTTTGACGCAACCCCTAGCGGACGAATCATGAACAGAGTATGCAATTTCAATATGTTTTAGGTTCTGTATATAAGTGATTAGAATTAATTAGGGGAGAGTACCATGTTCAATACTTTTACTTCATTGATCTATTTCCTCTACTGTAGGCATCTAAAGATCAAAGTGCATTAGATATGGAAATTCCACATACAGTTGGGGGCCTTGCCTTCGAAGCAATCATGCTTCTGGGAATCATAGCAGTGATGTCTCAAGTGGCATggcaagtttttatagtttccATCCCCGTAATTGCTGCCTGTATCTGGTATCAGGTACTCCTTGTTTCTTTAAACACTCATTTACTTTTCCGAGCTCTACTTCAGTGCCCAAAATCTAATAATATCATTAGATCTCCTGATGTTTCTTCATTTGTCTCTTAATTGTGTTTCTTTTTCCCAAGTTTTCTGAATCTtgcatgaaaatttgaaattgtcGAAGGCATTCAATGAGATGTAGCCGCTGTTTCATCATGACAAGTAATATTTCTAATTAGCTATTTGACGTGCACCCCGCCATGGgccaattacttttttttctaaaaatgtttttgtatatattgattttttctatgtatttttatacataaaacaaaatttatgtaaatcaaaaagcttatgtatatatatgtaattaaataaatagataattatACGtgttaataaatgataaaaaaagtcattaataataactcaaaataaaattaaaaaaaatcaagaaacatatataaattaagatatttatctaATTGTGATtgctgaatttgtttattaaatttaattttctattcagtcaaaagataatagaaacaaatacatattaaattaattaaataaaaaaaagaaaaaaaagtataattgcacattaaaattattatcaaatgataaatatttgtttatttttaaaaataaatttaatctatataaaaaataaaaaaattagatatggatgataataatattttcaaaaactaaatatagaCAACATTATTAAAGCaaagtttttgttctaaaaaggttaaataagaaaaatatatcagaaATGAGggatattatttgaaatataaatttaaaaattatttaagaaaaaagacattaaaaaagatatcattttaaaaaatcaatattacaaaaaaatagctTGGATGTTGTGACTTAACTCGTGAAACCTATATTCCAGGTTATGAACTCAACAaggttcaataatttttgttcttaaatttatatttaactttaaaaaaaagagcaaaaaaatagTTCAGGCTCTCGTGTTCATGGCCAAGCGCGCCCGAGCCAGTGCAGGGAAGAACCTAGGCATGTGTGCAGGCCTTTAAGCCTAGACCCACACGCctgggttttatatatatatatatatatatatatatatatattgtgagcCCATATTTTAGCCACCAAGTAATggcaagataatatttttttttataaaaaaactcaatttttaagtcattttaaCCCTGAAACACCTCATCAATATTCTTTAAACACGAAACCATTCACCCATTAactcaaaaaatccaaaaaaaatccaaaaacataaaatcaagcCATGTTAGATTTATCTTTCTCGACTTAGATCTATTTTTTCAGGTAATATTGAGATTCTAAACAATCACCATTAAATCCCTTTTATCTCATGGAACTCGTCGAGACAAAAAACATCCATTTTGGTGGTCATAAATAACTTAAACGATGACCCTCTTATCACAAGAATTTGATGACCATTCTTTTTCTAATCTGGGACTGAAAAGTACTATAAATAAACTTTCATATCAaaactgatttgttttttaaagtttgaaaatctaagtgtaattttaaaaaaaatttctgacATGCCATCCATGTTTGATGgccttttcattttagtccattttcttttagttcCATTATAGCCTAAGAAACTAGAAGTAATTGGTgttcaattataattaaattgctcaaaataaaaattcaagaccaaaataaattattgacaaATGCAAAATATGTCTACAGTTTTGTATTTGTGTGAATAGTGTGACTGAATACCAAaatcgatttgttttttaaagtttgaaaatctaagtgtaattttttaaaaaatttctggcATGCCATCCATGTTTGAtgtccttttcattttagtccattttcttttagttcCATTATAGCCTAAAAAACTAGAAGTAATTGGTgttcaattataattaaattgctcaaaataaaaattcaagaccaaaataaattattaacaaatgcAAAATATGTCTACAGTTTTGTATTTGTGTGAATAGTGTGACTGAATACCAAaatcgatttgttttttaaagtttgaaaatggaagtgtatttttgaaaaaatttctgGCATGCCAACCATTTTTGAtgtccttttcattttagtccattttcttttagttcCATTATAGCCTAAGAAACTAGAAGTAATTGGTGTTCAATTATGATTAAATTGctcaaaataaaactttcaagaccaaaataaattattgaaaaatgcaAAGTATCTCTACAGTTTTGTATTTGTGTGAATAGTGCTACTGAATAGTGAAAGAACCATGCGTTTTAGAGTTTCTTATATTATATAATGATTTAGCATTTAGAAAGAGTTAAGAGTTTCTTATTATAATGATTTAGCATTTAGAAACAGAGGCGTTCAAACACATTTCTTGATGCATGCAGCAATATTACATTCCCTCAGCAAGAGAGCTTTCACGGTTGATTGGAGTATGCAACGCTCCAGTTATCCAAAATTTTGCAGAAACAATTTCAGGAGCAACAACGATCAGGAGCTTtgatcaagaatcaagattcgaAGAAATAAATATGAAACTAACAGATGCATATTCTCGGCCCAAATTTCATAATTCTGCTGCAATGCAATGGCTTTGCTTCCGAATGGATATGTTCAGTTCTATTACGTTTGCTTTCTGTCTGTTTCTTTTAGTCTCTTTTCCAGAAAGAACTAATCCAGGTAGGCAGTTCTTGTCTTGCACCTCTTCTCTATCTCCCTTCCTATTGTCAACCAATGAGTGAACCTGAAATacacgtttttttttcttttccatagcCATTGCAGGCTTAGCTGTTACGTATGCGCTTGGCCTACACACGGCACAATCTGTGTTGATATGGTGTTTCTGCAATTGCGAGAACAAACTCATATCAGTAGAAAGAATTCTTCAGTACATCTCTATTCCTTCCGAGCCTCCTCTTGTAATTGAAGCGAACAAGCCTGACCATTCTTGGCCATCACATGGTGAAGTTGACATCGATAATCTGCAGGTAATTTTGTTCTGTTTATTGCTCCAACTGGCAtgcattatttttatgttactaATGGATGGATACGATGCAGGTCCGATATGCCCCACACATGCCACTTGTGCTGCGTGGTCTCTCATGCACTTTCCCAGGAGGGAAGAAAACTGGTATTGTTGGGAGAACAGGCAGCGGTAAATCTACTCTCATACAGGCTCTTTTCCGAACTGTTGAAACTGCAGCTGGTCAGATTATGATTGACAGCATTGATATCTCATTGATTGGCCTGCATGATTTAAGGTCAAGACTGAGCATTATTCCCCAGGATCCAACCATGTTCGAAGGGACTGTTAGAAGTAATCTGGACCCACTTGAAGAGTACACAGATGAACAGATCTGGGAGGTGTGTTGTCTCTATTATGTTAGCTCAGTGAGGGGTGTGTTGATGCTGTTATACACGTGCCTGCGTGTTTCTTCTTAGAATCGATGTTCAGTATTTCAAGGATTGGTGATTGAAACATAGCACAAATGCTAACTTAAATTTGTTATGATCCCAGGTTCTGGACAAGTGCCAACTTGGAGATGAAGttaggaaaaaggaaaggaagctaGATTCCACAGGTTTGTCTTTCTCACCAATCACCGCTACCCTATTTTTGTGCACATCTTTTTAAATGGTCATCCTGGATGGTGGTGCAGTTATCGAGAATGGGGAGAACTGGAGTATGGGCCAGAGGCAGCTAGTCTGTCTCGGGCGTGTGCTCCTCAAGAAAAGTAAGGTCTTGGTCCTTGATGAAGCTACTGCCTCAGTTGACACAGCCACTGATAATCTTATTCAGCAAACGCTCAGGCAGCACTTATCTGACTGTACAGTGATAACCATTGCACATAGAATAACCTCTGTTCTTGACAGTGACATGGTTTTGCTTCTAAGTCATGGTGAGTATGGAAACTCGATGTAGCATTGCCTGTAAATGATATGCATCCTCGATTTTCTGAAGTATTTGCAATCATGTCTCAGGTCTCATTGAGGAGTATGATTCTCCAACAAGGTTGTTAGAAAACAagtcatcatcattctcacaactTGTAGCAGAGTACACAGTGAGGTCAAATACCAGTTTCGAGAAATCAACTGGATTAAATTTATAGGTATGTTGATGATTATATGTAATTGTATCCTGCAAAATTATATGTAAACTATTATATCAGCAGAGGGTACAATAAGCTGAAATGCTTACTGTCTTTAAGTCAATTGCATTAAGGTTTGGTTGATGTGAAAGAATGTCTTATGTTGATGATTGCGAGATTGTCCAATGAATTGAGCAAATAAGTAAAAACCATGAAGCTAGCTTATCAAAGAATGTCTTATGATGTTAGCTTATTCTCATACCCAATTCTTTATTTCAGGTGAAATCTTTTTATGAGCTCTTCTCCTTCCTCCCtcttatttcttattgtttttcattgttcttGTTTTATATACATTGATCGTTGCTGGACTAGTTAAGAATCCAATTCAAATGATGTATCTAGTCCTCAATAACAAAGGGCAGTAGATGTTTCTCGAACAAATACTGGGATGGAATGTGGTTTGAAAATCCcggataattttaaataatttagccTACCTGAAAATGAAACTTCATAATGATATAAATGAGAGTGGAGCAGAAAAGGCTCTGAAATTATCTcagtattttttcttttttgttccatTGCTTTAAGATGGTGTCGAAGTCGATGGTTGCTCCACTGTTTGTTATACCTTCTACAACCTTAAATACAGAAGCATTATGCACATGAAGCGTGATATGCAGCGTTGGCTTCCGGAGAACCCTTCTTTAGTCTGTTCTTCTCACGGCTAGTTTGCCTTCGCTGACAGAGATCATGTTTGTCTCCCTTTCCTCCGATGCTACCATGCTAAATATTTTCATGCTTGGGGCATTCTTGAAAGCCTTCCGATGATACAGAAGATGCCTTTTCCTCATCCCCACACGTGACAAGGCAGTCTTCTTCTTCGTATTATGCTACAACCATCATTGATTCAGCTGGGGAAGTTTCCTTTCAGAAATTTTGGTCGACCCAGTGATCCCGAGCCTGGTCTGGGTTAGGTTTTACTTCAAACtgttgtcctttttttttttttttaatcaaaacaaagttgtttaataggttttaaaaaatcacagttTGGATTGACCACCGACCTGTGACCCGGGCTTTCAACCCCTGGTTGGGTGAACACGTAAAATTTTATGCTTCTATTTAGATAAATGAAACCATATTTCTGCCTCCAAAATGCCGGAAAAGCcacaaggaaattttttttgagaaagaaaCCCTTCTTTGTATAGGATCAAAGTTACTTTGTGGAGTGATCATGTGATCTTTTGCTGGAGTTTATAACGTTGTTGCTCAAGATGGCATGTTTCTACAGCCGGATGGAGATCGGTTGGATTCTTGGATATTTGCTAGGATTGTAGAGACTaatatattatgtatttttttttttgaaagaaacaattgttctcataaatTGAAGTATAAAGAATACTtataactaatatgtaggtatttttcataaaacatgtacattaaATTGATTCACATGAGAATTCTATATAGAAAGATCACTTATGTTTATGTAAAGATTCATATGATGATTGTGTACGTaatcactaagttattttatatagagtttgttatgctttgatcttcttacatgttatcttaatcgagaTAACAAAAAGGCAGAGATTgaatataatatgaattatatgaaagtacttgattcatcaccttatgtaatttagaaaaaatattaatacaattattatattttagaaattaaaaattaaaatataattaatacaaaaattataattctaaacctaaaaaaatcaagttagcATTCAACCTCTAAAAGTTGAAATTTGAGCAACAAACATGGCAACCTGTCAAATGTTTAGGTGAATATGCAATGTTTTTGTCCCTTAACGACTCATTTTCTTTGTTCCTGTATCTGAACAAGAATGATATATACTTTGGTGATGACAATGAATCAAACTGTgattggaaaaataaacaaatctgGTGAAGGCAAGGATCTAACTGGTGTATTCAACTTAGATGATCACAACATTGAAAGGCTCGATCTTGATTGATGATTGCAAGGGGAAGTTTTCCTCTCCATCTTCTCGAATAAACTATGATGCTACCACACCTAGTTGATGCTTCCCTCTTGATGaataatagttattaaatcGGGTGTGATGCAACAAATTGACTTAATAAtctacaatttaaaatttaattaagattcatttaaaattattttggacaTTGACTAGGCCAAATCCAATGAAAAAATATCGGATCAATTCCAtgaatttcttttgaaactttgttttaagaaatttgttttcttaatttttatgattgaaaagaAGATTTTAAGGCAAGGGATGATTGGGTAATAAATGTTCAGTTTATAGGGACTCAATAGAGAAATAGTTTTGTTTGGGTATCCAATTGACAAATATGTGATAATCGAGGGATAGATATGTTTTTGATCAACTTTTCACGGCCGCTAAATCTAATTGTAACTGACCCCTGTTTTAGCgggaacttttttatttatttccctcCGACTGTGGATTTGTAATCCCTGCAAAGGCTCACAGatcatggaattttttttttgaggcaACAGAGCAAGGTGTCGCAGCCATTGTTTCAAGCTCATCTTCCATAATGCATGCTCCAGGttcaaatattgattttcttcttcaatccaATTTCATTAGTGGGTTCTGTGGATCGTTGCACTTGGTTTTGTTACTTGCTTTATGTGTCTCGTTTTTGTGTAAGAAACTCAGCAGGTGGGGTGATGGAGAGGGTTCTTCAGAGATGTTAATGATGAAGAGGAGGTTTTTGTGGTATAAACAGACCTTGGTCTGTTGTTTGGGTGTCacggtttttaatttcatcttgtgTTTGTTGAGCTACTTTTATTTGTATGGAAATGTTTTGTCTGATGGTGAAATAATGACCCTTTTGGATTTAGGGATTAGAACACTCTCTTGGGGTGCACTTGTTGTTTATTTGCATACCCAATTCTTTAACTCAGGTGAAAACATGTTCCCTTTGTTATTGAGAGTTTGGTGGGGTTTCTATTTGGCTATTTCTTGTTATTGCTTTCTTGTAGATGTTTTCATTCATCACAAACACGGGTCTTTGGAGATAGAGTGGTATTTGGTGTCTGATGCGGTCTCTGTGCTTACTGGATTGTTTCTTTGTTATGTTGGGTTTTTGAGAAGCGATATTCAAGATGTACTTGGAGAACCCCTTTTGAATGGTGATTCTAGTTCGATTAATAATTTGGAGACAAGTAATTCTAGGGGGGGAGATACGGTGACTCCATTTGGAA
It encodes the following:
- the LOC7462790 gene encoding ABC transporter C family member 3 isoform X3, translated to MEMFFESTEQGVAAIVSSSSSIMHAPGSNIDFLLESIFISGFCGSLHLVLLLALCVLFLCKKLSRWGDGEGSSEMLMMKRRFLWYKQTLVCCLGVSVFNFILCLLSYFYLYGNVLSDGEIMTLLDLGLRTLSWGALVVYLHTQFFNSGENMFPLLLRVWWGFYLSISCYCFFVDVFLHHKHVSLEIEWYLVSDVVSVFTGLFLCYVGFLRSDIQDVLEEPLLNGDSSSINNLENRGADTVTPFGNAGLFSILTFSWMNSLIAAGNRKILDLEDVPQLHGVDSVVGAFPVFKNKLESDCGRVTRFKFAKALFLLVWKEILWTALLALIDTLGSNVGPYLIDGFVQCLEGRGEFKNQGYILASAFVAAKLAECLANRHSSFRLQQIGTRLRAVTATMIYNKSLTISCQSKQGHSSGEMINIMTIDADRLGTFSQYIHDPWLVILQVCLALLILYRNLGLGSVAGFVATVIVMSLNYPFGRLEEKFQDKLMESKDKRMKATVEILRNMRVLKLQGWEMKFLSKILDLREVETRWLKKYFYNSVVITVVFWATPTVVAVATFGTCMLMGIPLESGKVLSALATFEILQSPIYNLPDTVSMLIQTKVSLDRIASFLCLDDLQPDAIEKLPGGSSDTAIEIVDGNFSWDLSSPSATLKDINFKVLNGMKVAVCGTVGSGKSSLLSSILGELPKISGTLKLCGTKAYVAQSPWIQSGTIEENILFGKVMDRERYDKVLEACSLKKDLEILSFGDQTVIGERGINLSGGQKQRIQIARALYQDAQIYLFDDPFSAVDAHTGSHLFKEVLLGLLCSKTVIYVTHQVEFLSAADLILVMKDGRIAQAGKYDDILNAGSDFKVLVGAHKAALSVLDSRQAGAVSENESVRDNYGGENSTDRIVHDEGNKDSQIGKADEVAEPQAQLIQEEEREKGSVGFQIYWKYITTAYGGALVPFILLAQLLFQILQIGSTYWMAWATPVSKDVKPVVSGSRLLIVYVSLVIGSSFCMLAHAMLLVTAGYKTATLLFNKLHQCIFRAPMSFFDATPSGRIMNRASKDQSALDMEIPHTVGGLAFEAIMLLGIIAVMSQVAWQVFIVSIPVIAACIWYQQYYIPSARELSRLIGVCNAPVIQNFAETISGATTIRSFDQESRFEEINMKLTDAYSRPKFHNSAAMQWLCFRMDMFSSITFAFCLFLLVSFPERTNPAIAGLAVTYALGLHTAQSVLIWCFCNCENKLISVERILQYISIPSEPPLVIEANKPDHSWPSHGEVDIDNLQVRYAPHMPLVLRGLSCTFPGGKKTGIVGRTGSGKSTLIQALFRTVETAAGQIMIDSIDISLIGLHDLRSRLSIIPQDPTMFEGTVRSNLDPLEEYTDEQIWEVLDKCQLGDEVRKKERKLDSTVIENGENWSMGQRQLVCLGRVLLKKSKVLVLDEATASVDTATDNLIQQTLRQHLSDCTVITIAHRITSVLDSDMVLLLSHGLIEEYDSPTRLLENKSSSFSQLVAEYTVRSNTRFEKSTGLNL